A part of Paenibacillus sp. genomic DNA contains:
- the dat gene encoding D-amino-acid transaminase — MGTYVWNGERLLPRGEAAADIEDRGYTFGDGIYEVFRVYDGKVFEAEAHWERFVRSAREIRIELPYSAEALDRGVRELVGADGLVDGIVYLQVTRGTAPRAHPFPADAKPVLTAFTKPLARPAAMLESGVSVVTQPDIRWLRCDIKSLNLLPNVLAKQAATEAGAAEAVLHRDGVVTEASASNIAIVKDGVIRTHPANNLILHGITRAVALRLAAELDLSVAERPFTLEELREADEAFLLGTTVEVMPVVRVDGAPIGDGKPGPITRRLQEAFVRLI, encoded by the coding sequence ATGGGTACATATGTATGGAACGGCGAGCGGCTGCTGCCGCGCGGCGAAGCGGCCGCGGATATCGAGGACCGTGGGTATACGTTCGGCGACGGCATCTACGAGGTGTTCCGCGTATACGACGGCAAGGTGTTCGAAGCGGAGGCGCATTGGGAACGATTCGTGCGCAGCGCCCGCGAAATCCGCATCGAGCTGCCGTACTCGGCGGAAGCGCTCGACCGGGGCGTTCGCGAGCTCGTGGGGGCCGACGGTCTCGTCGATGGCATCGTCTATTTGCAAGTGACGCGGGGGACGGCGCCGCGGGCGCATCCGTTCCCGGCCGATGCGAAGCCGGTGCTGACGGCGTTCACGAAGCCGCTCGCGCGGCCGGCCGCAATGCTCGAATCCGGCGTGAGCGTCGTGACGCAGCCGGATATCCGCTGGCTCCGCTGCGATATCAAGAGCCTCAACCTGCTGCCGAACGTGCTCGCGAAGCAGGCGGCGACGGAAGCCGGCGCGGCGGAGGCGGTGCTGCACCGCGACGGCGTCGTGACGGAAGCCAGCGCCTCCAATATCGCGATCGTGAAGGACGGCGTCATCCGGACGCATCCGGCGAATAACCTCATCTTGCACGGCATTACGCGCGCCGTCGCTCTGCGGCTGGCCGCGGAGCTCGACCTCTCCGTCGCGGAGCGGCCGTTCACGCTCGAGGAGCTGCGGGAAGCCGACGAAGCGTTCCTGCTCGGCACGACGGTCGAGGTGATGCCGGTCGTCCGCGTAGACGGCGCCCCGATCGG